The sequence ATCCATGGGCAAAACCTACGGGGTACTCCTGGTGGCCGGAGACTTGACCCACCAGGAGAATTACGGTGCGGCTTTCGGCAGAGATCCGCGGTGCCGAGTGGTGGCGGTCACCGACGAGCCGGGAGTTCCGGAACGGCGGGATCGTTTGAATCGAAGGTTGGCCCGGCGCTTCGGAATTCCGTTCATCCCCGACCTGTCCGATGCGCTCAAGCGCAGTGACGTCCACGTCGTCAGCGTCTGCGTGGAGTTCGAACGGCGCGCCCGCGTGGCTGCTCAATGCGCCCGAGCGGGCAAGCACGTCTACGTGGACAAGCCTTTGACCGTCTCCAACCGGGAGGCGGCCTCCCTGGTTTCCGAGATCCGAAAGGCCGGAGTTCGGAGCCAGATGTACAGCCTGTTCCGTTCCCCGTGGGCCCGAAGGGCTCGGCGGCTCACCGACAGCGGGGCCCTGGGGCAACTCGTGAGCATGCACAGCGACCTGTTGTTCTCCAAGGGCCACACCGGGACCGCCGACCTGAACCGTCCCCGCCAGGAGCATTTCCCGCCCCGAAGGTTCACTTATATCGACTCGAAGCGGGAACTCTTCACCATGGGGGTCTATTCCATCGGGATCATGCGTTGGCTCTCAGGCCGTGCGGTGAAACGGGTCTATGCCCGGACTGCCAACTATTTCTTCCGGGAGCACCAGAAGAACGACGTGGAAGACTTCGCGGCCCTGACCATGGAGTTCGAAGACGGATTGGTGGGGACCCTGAGCGGCGGGAGAATCGGCTGGCTGAGTCACCTGGCCGGGGGAATTTCGGGGATCTTTCTGGCCGGGACCCGGGGTTGCCGATTCGTCGACGGTTCACGCCCCCGGTTCGAAGTCGCCTGCGACGCTCCCGCTTGGCGGCCCGGACCGCCGCATCCCGAAGATCCC is a genomic window of Acidobacteriota bacterium containing:
- a CDS encoding Gfo/Idh/MocA family oxidoreductase, translated to MGKTYGVLLVAGDLTHQENYGAAFGRDPRCRVVAVTDEPGVPERRDRLNRRLARRFGIPFIPDLSDALKRSDVHVVSVCVEFERRARVAAQCARAGKHVYVDKPLTVSNREAASLVSEIRKAGVRSQMYSLFRSPWARRARRLTDSGALGQLVSMHSDLLFSKGHTGTADLNRPRQEHFPPRRFTYIDSKRELFTMGVYSIGIMRWLSGRAVKRVYARTANYFFREHQKNDVEDFAALTMEFEDGLVGTLSGGRIGWLSHLAGGISGIFLAGTRGCRFVDGSRPRFEVACDAPAWRPGPPHPEDPMGFWRSSTREAGGVHKFNWRTVPPAAQSDESYFIDCIEQNRESDMSIAEAAEVLKVLMAGYESAATGKVVSL